The Bdellovibrio sp. NC01 genome includes the window ATTATAAAACCCAACAAGATCGTTTTTCTGAATTAACTGGTGTCGCCCAAGAAACTGTTGGCGGCATTCGCGTTATCAAAAGCTTCGCGCAAGAAGACAACCGCACGAAATTATTTAACGGCGTTAGTTCCGCGTTTGAAAAAGCGTGCAATAAAGTGGCTCGTGTCGATGCCTTCTATGTGCCCGTGATGGAATTTGGCGTCACTTCGGGTTCGGTGATTCTATTATTTGTCGCTAAAGATGATCTGTATTCGGGTGCGGTGACTGTCGGCACCTTCGTTGCTTTCCATCGTTATATTCAAAAGATGGTCTGGCCGATGAGTGCTCTGGGCATGGGCTTTTCTTTCTTCCAAAAAGGTTATGCTTCGTTTGATCGCATTAAAGACGTTCTTAAAACGGAAACTGATATTCCGGATCTTGGAAAAACTGAAATCACTGAATTCAAAACTTTGGAGTTCAGAAATGTTTCATTCAAACACAAGAACAGTGCTGTTTACGTTCTGAAAAATATTTCTTTCAAAATGAACGCGGGTGAAAGCCTTGGCATCATGGGTCCAGTCGGTGCTGGCAAGACCACATTATTGCATTTGCTGACTCGTCTGTATCCGTTAGAAGAAGGTCAGATCTTAGTGAATGGCATTCGCCTAGAAGACATCACACAAGAATCTTTGCGTCGCACGTTCTTGCTAGTGCCCCAAGAAGCTTTCTTATTTAGCGAAAGCATTTCTGAAAACTTAAGCTTCGGTTTGGCTGAGCGCGCCGCTGACGCCGAAATTCAGCGCATGACTGAAACCGTGGATCTAACAAACGAGATCTCGGCCCTGCCAATGCAATTTGAATCACAATTGGGTGAACGTGGCGTGAATTTGTCTGGCGGTCAGAAACAACGTCTGACGATTGCGCGCGGCTTGATTATGAAAAGTCCGGTTTTGATTTTGGATGACTCATTAAGCGCGGTCGACACTAAAACTGAAAAAGCGATCGAACAAGAGCTTGCGAAAGACAGCTCTTCATTAAGTCGCATAATTGTCGCGCACCGTTTGTCTTCACTAAAAGCTGTCGATCATCTTTTGATTCTAAAAGATGGCGAAGTGGAAGCCTTCGGAACATATAACGACGTGTATAGCACAAGCCCGACGTTCCAGAAAATCGTGCAAATTCAAGGAAAGGAGCATCACCATGAATGATAATTTCATGAATGAGGACGTGGTTAAAACCAAAGTCACCTATCCTGTTTTGTTCAAACGTCTATGGCCCTATGCTCGCAAAGAAAAATTCTTACTGTTCTGCGCGGTCTTCGCCGTTGCTGGTGGCGCAACTGTAGCGCGTATCATTCCGTCTTTGATTGGTTATGCGATTGATCACGGCGTTAAAGGTCGTGATTACGGCGTCTTTACCAAAGTGGCGTTTGCTTATTTGGCTTTAGAAATCATGCGCTCAACGTTTTCATTTGGAAACGTGTTCTTGTTTCAGCTCTTTGGCAATCGCATGCTTTTCCATTTGCGCGAAGATTTAATGAACCATGTACAAAGACTGCCACTGCAATTTTTCAATAAGACACCGACAGGTCGTATCGTGACTCGTTTAACGAATGACGTGGCGGCCTTGGGCGAGCTTTTCACTGAAGGCGTGATTTCGGTGTTTACTCACTTCATCGTTATTTGTTCGGTTGTTGTCGCGTTGGCTTTGATTTCTTGGAAATTGACGTTGGTGTGTTTGATCTTAGCACCGTTTTTTATTTGGGCATCATTTTACCTTAGCAATCGCATTCGTGATATTTTGCGTGAACAGAAAAAGAAACTTTCGACGATCAATGCCTTCTTAGCCGAAAATTTGAACGGCATTAAGGTTGTACAGCTTTATAACCGTGTAAAACGCAATCGCGATAAGTTTGTGGCCTTGTCAGTGGACTACCGCGACACCAACATGCAATCGATCCGCGCTTATGCATTGATGCAACCGATTATGAATCTGTTCAATGCAGTGACAATCACGTCTGCGTTGTATTTCGGTGGTTTACTGAGCTCGCAAAACTCAATTGCCATTGGTGCCTTGGTGGCGTTCTTGATGAATATTCAAGACTTCATCCCACCTTTGCGTGAAATCTTGGAAAAATATCAGCAATTCCAAAATTCCCTTACCAGTGCGGAACGTATTTTCACATTGATGGATGAGCCAAAAGAATTTGAAATCAAAACTCTGCAAAGCCACGAAATCGTTCGCGGTGATATCGAGATTCGTAATTTGAATTTCCGCTATGAAGAACATCTGCCATTAGTACTGAAGAATGTGAACTTGCGCTTTAAAGCGGGTGAATCCATCGCTTTAGTCGGTCGTACCGGCAGTGGTAAGTCGACATTTATTTCGTTGTTACAGCGTTTTTACGATGCACCTGAAAAAACGATTTTTGTCGACGGTATTGCGATTGAAAAAACTCCGCGTGAAGAAATTCGCCATCACGTAGGCGTCGTGCAACAGGATAACTTTATTTTCCGTGGCAACATTCGCGATAATATCGGTTTGGGCGATCCAAAGATCAGCGACGAACAGATCCGTAGCGCTTGTGAAAAAACGGGCTACATGGCGCTATTACTGCGCACCGGTCGCGATTTGTTAAGTCCTGTGGACGAGCGTGGCGCAAATCTTTCTGTCGGCGAAAGACAGTTGATCGCGTTTGCACGTATCTTGGCATTTAACCCTGACATTTTGATTTTGGATGAAGCAACTGCGAATATCGATTCTGAAAGTGAACACATCATTCAAGAGGCGACAAAAGAAATCACCAAAGGTCGCACAAGCATCATCATTGCTCACCGTCTTTCAACGATTCAGCAGTGCGATCGCATTGTCGTTTTAAATCAAGGGGAAGTGGTAGAAGTGGGCTCTCACGAAGAATTGATGAAAGCCCAAGGTCTTTATTATCAGTTTGCTTCAGCAGGCGTGAAATCAACTTTGATCGAAGCATCGGCTGCAGGAACTGCAGATCCATAGAAGCGTACGATTCTTGAAGCCGCGATGTAGTCCCAACCATTGGTAGTACTTCGCGGAATCACCACACCGTTTACTTTCACAACGATTGTCGACTCAACTGGTTTACTTGAAAGTTTAAAGTCCGTCAGGATTTGCAATACACGAGCGCGGATGTTTGTGACTGCGCTTGTTAAGTCGGAATTACACAAAGTATCTTTCGTTCCGCCTGACGCATCGACGAGACCCAAGAACGATTCACCGACTTCTTTATAATCCGTAGAAGTCGTCGAACAACTGCCATTCAGACTTAAGATACCAATGAAATTGAAAACCCATGAACGACTGCCATCAGAATATGGCGTCTTGATGCTATCAAGGAAGCTTGTGTAATGCGCGATACTTGTCGTCGCATTACTTTGGCTTTTATCGTCTTCATCAGACAAGGCAATCACCACAAGCAAGGCATCAGGGCGCAAGAAACCTTTGCCCGCATTTGCTTGATAGCTTGAAGACAAAACCGTTTCCATGGATTGCAGACCACGCTCATTATCAGAACCATCTTGTCCTACGACTAAACGTGAAGCCAAGACACTCGAAACATTTGGTGTGGATGCTTTGATAATTCCAGGCGAACCAATGAACTGCCCACCATTAGGAACGGTCCCGCCCATGCTGCTTGTAACCACAGCCATTTGGTAGTCCATCTTCAACGAATTTAATTTGCTGATCATGCCGGGAATAGCATTACTCAAATTCTGTTGGTGCTTTGCCATGGACGAGGAGTTATCCATGATCCACAAAATATCGACCTTATTATTGTAAGTGATGTTCTGTGCAAAGTCCTGAGACGTGTCTGGTAAACCAAATTTCACGTCTTGGGCACAAGCCATCAACATCATCGTTGAGGCCAGTGCAACAACGTAGCCGCCCAGTCCGTAGTAGCTTTTCGCCATGAAGATCCTCGCTCCTCGTACTAAAAAGTTTATGCAACCTTTGCTGTCGTGTAGTTTCTGATGCTCTCTCTAACGGACTGACTGAGCGTCGTGAACTTCACACCATACTTCACAGGATCGGCAGCGGAAACACCGTCTTTAATATACTGCTTGCTTACGATTTGGCAGACAGCATTGAAAGGAGGAACTCCGTCACCTGGTTGGAAATGCAAGAAGAGTGACTGACCTGGTTGAAGATTTGGATTGTCGATAAGAACTCCCGCACCACCGGCACTGATTTCAAGC containing:
- a CDS encoding ABC transporter ATP-binding protein, yielding MLFLFLTNALDGVYPLIMKKALDQIEARVTMDDLTKTCILFFVVMTGLAVTRYGWRTNFGKFHTFAAEHIRQKLFKHVTSLGPNFFHKHQVGELMSLVTNDVQSFRQAIGPGMLILADGIMIIAIVLPIMATMNWSWTWRTLIFLPLVPFLIWKVMKLIHSNYKTQQDRFSELTGVAQETVGGIRVIKSFAQEDNRTKLFNGVSSAFEKACNKVARVDAFYVPVMEFGVTSGSVILLFVAKDDLYSGAVTVGTFVAFHRYIQKMVWPMSALGMGFSFFQKGYASFDRIKDVLKTETDIPDLGKTEITEFKTLEFRNVSFKHKNSAVYVLKNISFKMNAGESLGIMGPVGAGKTTLLHLLTRLYPLEEGQILVNGIRLEDITQESLRRTFLLVPQEAFLFSESISENLSFGLAERAADAEIQRMTETVDLTNEISALPMQFESQLGERGVNLSGGQKQRLTIARGLIMKSPVLILDDSLSAVDTKTEKAIEQELAKDSSSLSRIIVAHRLSSLKAVDHLLILKDGEVEAFGTYNDVYSTSPTFQKIVQIQGKEHHHE
- a CDS encoding ABC transporter ATP-binding protein gives rise to the protein MNDNFMNEDVVKTKVTYPVLFKRLWPYARKEKFLLFCAVFAVAGGATVARIIPSLIGYAIDHGVKGRDYGVFTKVAFAYLALEIMRSTFSFGNVFLFQLFGNRMLFHLREDLMNHVQRLPLQFFNKTPTGRIVTRLTNDVAALGELFTEGVISVFTHFIVICSVVVALALISWKLTLVCLILAPFFIWASFYLSNRIRDILREQKKKLSTINAFLAENLNGIKVVQLYNRVKRNRDKFVALSVDYRDTNMQSIRAYALMQPIMNLFNAVTITSALYFGGLLSSQNSIAIGALVAFLMNIQDFIPPLREILEKYQQFQNSLTSAERIFTLMDEPKEFEIKTLQSHEIVRGDIEIRNLNFRYEEHLPLVLKNVNLRFKAGESIALVGRTGSGKSTFISLLQRFYDAPEKTIFVDGIAIEKTPREEIRHHVGVVQQDNFIFRGNIRDNIGLGDPKISDEQIRSACEKTGYMALLLRTGRDLLSPVDERGANLSVGERQLIAFARILAFNPDILILDEATANIDSESEHIIQEATKEITKGRTSIIIAHRLSTIQQCDRIVVLNQGEVVEVGSHEELMKAQGLYYQFASAGVKSTLIEASAAGTADP